AGTAGCTTGAATGGAAGGATCAACTTCCATTATGGCTAATCTGATTCCTGAGTTACATGGTAACTGGTATAGCAGTCAGCAAGAATCGCTGATTTTTTCAGTAAACGAGTGTCGGGTTTCTCTCATTATAAGATACAATGGTTACTCACTTTATTCACTATTCTACCGACCAAAGAATTGATAATCTTCTGTTCTGGATTGTGGAATTCAGATCTCATTATACTATTTGAGTCGTTGATTGAATTTGTGTCGAATGAATGTTGATTTACACTCTCTCTTCCAAATCCACTTCCATTGCCAGTACTGGTACCCCCTATACCACCACTACCATTGGATTGACTCTGTGTTGGTGTTTGTGTTGGTGTTGAACTGTTGTTCGACCTGAATGgggatgagaatgaatgatgtgGAGAGGCCGTCGATCCATTCCTTCGCACGGGCATCTTGGACATTTTCGAAGGCAGAAGAGTCGGAACTTTTGTAACCCCTATACTCGATCAACAGGGGATTGGGTGACGCAGGTGGATGGAGGGTATCATGAGTGTCTGTACAGAAAGAGAGGTTGCAGAATGGAACaatcagaaagaagagagaatgagGGAGAGGATGTGGATGAGTATATAGTACaaaagagaacaaggaaGACGCGTCAAGGGGGGTTCAAGAGAGATATAACTTATATATGATCAAATGAACATGAAACAAAAGGTAGAATTAGGCACCAGATACCAACGCTCGGACCACTCCGCCCATTAGAATTGAGACAGACAGAGTAGGTTATGAATCGTTCCTCCTTCtatatcctcatcatcatcttgttctgTGTTGAGAGGTTGGAAATCTCATCGAGAGAACATGGCACCTTCAagaggacaagaagaagaatcgccttcttcagtcgacgcatcatcatcatcatacccCTCGAAAGTAGTACAAACGTAAGTGAAGCTCACAATCTTATCTGATGTCCATTTGATCGAACAAAGCAAAGCAAAGACTGATATATCCTATATGATAGACTCGAGGCACATTCAGGTCCTGTAAACGTCATAAAATACAATCATGGAGCCAAATACCTGTTATCTGGTTCGTCAGATAGGAGCATCAGATTATGGAATCCTACTTTGGGTAAAGAGATTAAATGTTATAATGGACACGCTCAAGAGGTATTAGCGTTGGATATGTGAGTGATGTCTTTCTATATCAAATTTGACaatatgatgatgtagtATCATTATTACACGAGTAACATTCTTTGCTAAACCCTGTTATGTAAATGAGTGTGACTAAGCTGATCATGTTGTATTCTATTTTGCTGTAGTACTCACGATAACTCCAAATTCGCTTCTTCAGGAGGTGATCGAGCTGTTTTCTTATGGGATGTACCTACTGGAGGTGTCATTCGTAGAATGCAAGGGCATTTCGGTAAGATCAACGCTGTCGGATTCAGCCCAGATTCTCAAGTACTAGCCAGTGGTGAGTGAGACAACATGAATTTCAGTGGAGTAGgggaagctgaagctgaagctgaatctgaCACTAATGTCATGTGATTGTCACAATAGCTGGATTCGACGCTAAAGTCATGTTGTGGGatatgaggtgagttgattaGGCTGTAGAGGATGTGAAGTGTAATATCCAAGCTGACTTTGTGTTGATCGCTTACTTCTTCAAAATTCTTCCTTTATTTTCAATGTTTTTTCTGCCCACCCTCCCACCCCGTTTGAAAGAGCTGCATCCCGTGATCCCCTTCAAACACTTAAAGAAGCCACATCAACAGTAACTTCCCTCATCTTACCCAATGGTTCACCTCAGATCATCACTGGTTCAGCTGATGGTTTTATTCGAACGTACGATCTACGATTCGGTTTATTGACCGAAGATTTAATTGGAGAATCAATCGTTTCAATTCGATTATCGCCCAACAACCCTGAAGAAAGTATATTAGTCGCTACCAATAACGACGATGCATCAGAACCAGAAGGTGGGAGTAAGATCAGGATAATGGACAGAAAAGATGGTTCTTGTTTACAGACTTTTCAAGGTCATTCGGTAAATGGTAAATGGGGTATGGCCTGGGGTTATGGTGAAAAATCAATTGTAGCTGGAGATAAAGATGGAGGTCTCCATTCATGGAACGTATTAGATGTGAGTTGTATTTCCACCAAGTAAAGAACGACTTTACCTTTATCCGAACTAAAACTGATTTGTTTATAATCTGTCGTAGGGGAGACCGCTACCTGATCATCCGAAATCAATACACAAAAAAACGATCACTGGAATTGAGATAAAtcccaaaggaaaagaaatgatcaCTTGCTCATTAGACGGCACGATCAAAGTATGGCACAAGTAATTGTGTCATTTCAACCATTGTGTCGTTACTCTGTACCATCTTGtctcaaagtcaaagtcacAAGGGAAGACTATATGGAAAGGGAGGGAAATAAAGGCTGGGTTGACGTAAATAGTCCATCCAATTGCATTGGATGGTCGTGTGTGATCTGAATACGATCGGCACcccatctatatcatctATCAAGATTTTCGTTTCAAGACATAGTCGGAATTGACACAGAAGATTTACTATGTATCGATAATACAATTGCAAATCCGTTGCAAGTCGAATCCCCAAATAAAGGCGTAAGAACAAGCCAACTGGAGATCGTGGGAAAAGACCATACGTTATATATGAAGTCTATTCTCAGTGCACAACGTATTATAGAATCCAAATTCATGCATGGAACCAATGAATACAAAAGTCTTTCTAGATACTTGATTTCAAGATACACCAATTTCGCTTTTTAgttttcttttcagcttgcAACTTTAACAATTGCAATATCTCCAACGACGGACCCCAATCTCTTGAATATCAACTGTTTCtatttctttttccttcacTAATTGCACCGTTCCCATGCTACTAATATCTTCtaccaccgccaccaccaccaccgttGTTTCTAGGTTGGTAAGCACCattcccacctccacctccataGGGATTatatccacctcttcctgaACCTCCATaaccaccttgaccaccttgaGCGCCGTATGCCGGCCTTGGTGGTGCTCCATACGGGttgggtggtggtgcagcGTATGGATTCGGGTTCCGACCTTGTGGCACTGGCGGTGGTGGGTTGTATGCACCTATTGAGAGAGCATTTCGGTTAGTAAAAAGTGATCATATCGGTTTATGCAACACTGACACGCTCTTCCTTTGCGGCCCGACCTTTGCCCTCAAACCGTTGGGAGGAGCAGGAAATAAGAGGAAATGAGATTCAACTCACTGTAAGCTGAACCGCCGCCATAACCACCGTAACCACCTTGAGGAGCTGAATAAGGAGCTGCTGAACCTCCGTATCCACCATACCCACCATACCCTCCTGGAGCGGCAGGAGCGTTATAACTTCCTCCGCCTGTATACGATTGCGGTGCGGCTCCATATGCAGCTACAGGTCtgggtggaggtggattataTCCACCATTTCCATATGATCCATATCCGCTTGAAGGAGCACCTTGAGGGGGTTTTGGATAACCATTTGCTGatctttgaggttgatttggttgaggtgtttgatgatatccaCCTCTTGACATACCTGGTCCACCAGTTCTGTTATCACCACCATTGCCATATCTTGGACCTTTTCCACGAtgtcctcctcctcctcctccattACCGTTACGTCTTACCCAatctttatcactttcattcaATCTCGATGGTCCAGGTTTATATCTTGGTAAAATTATCGATCGGTGCGGATGTGCCTGTCTAGGGAAATAATACCGGACTGAAATAGACGTATTGGCTGAATGTCCAGCTTCTGTATCTCCATCTAAATCTGGGcattcatcaattgatggtaaaggtgattctAATGTCGATCCAGGTATACAGTTTGTATCAGGTAATACTGATCCTgtcatttcatcagatttTCTGGGATCGATCTCGATTGGCTAAAGGTATTCAGGTATAAAATCAACATATATAGAAGCAATCGTCTGTAAGCAGGAAACCCACCTTCGTTATCGATTTGGCTTTTAGTCCATATAGATCACACAACGAATCATATAATCCTTGAGTGTTGTTTGCTCCAACGAACATGACATTATCACCCCAGctgtttcttctcttttcgTCATCtgtcaattcatcttctttcgatttcaaGGCGGCGAGTAATCGATGTTGATCAATAAAAGGTAACAAAGCAACACCTTGCCACGCCATTTTTTTGCCATTcatatcaatctcaaagtCTGATGGGTAGAAATCAAGGATTGGTGAATCATCATTCGTCATTAATGTTTGCAATGGTTCTGGTAAATGTATTCGACTGCTCGCAGATTCATATATCAGTACTCTGTCTCTTTTCTCATATGCAAAATTCATATCACAGTGAGAATCTCGACTCACCTCGCAGCTGGGAAAACACCTAATAATTGCGCAAAAGGTTTGAAAGGTTGGCTGACTTTGAATTCAATATTGAATTTACCGATATCTTTGAAATCTTGGGCGAAAGGAGCATAATGATATGGGTAGTACCAATCCCAAGCTGGAACACCTTGATAGTAGTATTCCAATACCCAGCATAGTCCTTCCATGTACGATCGAGTGATCCTGGCGAAATTGATGGGGATCAGTACATAACTCTTCCTGCATGAATGTAGGTCAAGAGCACGAAAATCGAACACTCACTGAGTTATGAAATCAGTATCAGATAATGACGAACCAAACTTCTTCTCATAATATCGCTCTCTATACCCAGGTTCCCAGAGTTttacatcatcttcgtaaCCTTCGACTGTTCCATCAGGGTTgaccttcagcttcttcttgggGACAGGTTGATCTGCTTCAGGATTAGGAGGAGCTtcgacatcgtcatcatcggAATTACTTGactcgtcatcatcatcatcttcatcattctcctCCGTGTTATCACCTCTAGTCCTCTTTCTCTTATTTGTTCTTGGTGTTTCCTCGTTATCATCGCCGGGTTCCTCCTCGTCTACTACAATGGTCTCCTCACCAATCGCAGCttcgccttcatcttcatccgatTTCAAAGCGGGAGGCAcgatttcttcatccacaCCTTCGTCTTCGCCCTGCTGTTCCAGTATATCCTTGGCCTCTTCCAGTGGTAgttgctctttctcttcatcctcggTGTTTTCCACTGTTACAGTCTCGATCTCATGATCACCTTCTAGTTCAGCTTTTAGAGCTTGAGCAGCACTTAGGTTGGCCATTCTTATGGCTCTTCTGTTTTTGACTATATCAGAATTGGATGCAGTATTTGACATGGCTGCTATTCCTTTCTTGACCGCgtcattctctttcttctcggCTTCTTCTTTGGGAACGATATCGAACGCTGGTCTAGAAGGTAGTGAAGGATGTAGAGCACCTCCTCTGGCCGTTGCTGAAGGTTCGATGGCAACGTATTCTTGTCCATTCAATTGCATTGTTCCTTTGGGTGGCGAATCAAATCGAGTATGTGATGAATCAGGCGCACCACTTTTGGACGATGATTTAGCTTCATTCTGTCGACGATGGTcatcaactcttcttctcttcgaatGATGATCTTGTCGCTCTTCATCTGCAGATGGtaatcaaatcatatcaGCGTCAATTACCCCTTCGATCTAAAGGGACATatgtagctcaccttcttttcttttttggaagatctcatcttcattcttcgcCAAGCCTTCTAATATGATTTGAGCTCTGTCAAGATTAACTTTACCATGATTGGTCAAGTATCCGCCCATTCTGGGTAATTCCGCTCTCCATATTTTCAGTAAAACATCAATGGCACCTTCACGAATTTCCAAACTTGGTAAATGCGGTAAGAAATCATTTCCAACGAAGAAAATCATGAAAATCCAATCATCTATAGCTAATTCAAGGTCAAATGAGAATGGTACACCCGGAAGATTTAGTTCAACTGCTAGATATTCTCTGAGACATGAGACgtcaaggaagatgaatggtttAGGATCGACTGGTTTAGCCACTTCGACGACGTTaggatctttcttcttcttctcacctaTTATGTTGATAGTAAGCGTAAATTCCACTCTTCACTGGCTATACACGCAGTATCGACGAGGAGAGTTGGGGGACTTACCAATACAGTTCGAAGTTAGATGACCTGATTGACCACAATTCTTACATGGTTGAGGACCTTTATTACCTTGAGCGAAAACGTCTTCTCTCAAAACTCTGAAATGAGGTTCATGAGTAGCTAAAGAAAGCATAATCAAATCCGCGTCTAATCCATAAATGACATGTGATGTATTGGCATTCCAAGTTTCGTGCGAACGTTGACGTCTTATCCAGTCCATAATTTTatgttcaccttctccagGTACACCTGAATCGGATAAGATTACTTTCAAGTTTTTCCATCCTGGATCAGTTGATAGTTTATATGAAACCCAATATTtcaatgatattgataataGATCCATGAATGGTGTTCCTATAATTACGACTGAGATTAGCACCATTTCTCTTTGGTTCACATGCATCACCTTGGGAGAACGGAGAGAGTTGGTGAAAAGCACATAAGCAGAGGGTCGTGAGTCTTACTTACCGGGAGTGATAGCATTCGTATCCCAAGATTTATGATTCTGAGTCTCTTCTGAAACTTGATGACCCATAGCTTCGAACATCTTGAtagcttctctcctttcctcctctttaTCAGCAGCTTCTTGGGCTGCTCTGAATCTTCTCGAACGTTGTTGATTCATCTTTGCTCTTGGGGCAACACCATCTGGAACGGAAATCGAgacgatcagctgaaatcacATCTTACTGAAATCACATCTGACGAAGCAATTGGAATATACGGGAACTTACCAATAGCCATCATGAGCACCTTTCTAGGTCTAGTCATGTTGACTACCCTTTCAGTATAGTTGAAGATCTCAACcatcatttcctcttctgttTCAGGTGCTGGTTTACCCTCTGGATGTGTACACGGATGTACGATACCGTTCATATCCACTATTAGATATTTTTCTGAGTATCAGCATCACCGTCCATGATCACCTTTCTAATCAATCTCTAATCTTATATCTCATGCAACTCACAGTACAGATTATCCACTTCAAATCCATTCGGATTAGGTCCATCATATTGTACTGGtatttcttcaatttcaccaTCTTGCGTTCTAACTTTTTTAGGTGTATCTTCAACTACCCTAGAAACGATTTTAGGATATTTCTTAGATAACCATCTGAACAAGGCTGGGACACCCTACAACACCAAAGAAGTATTTTAGTAAATATCGAAATCGACATACGGCAAAGTATATCTAGATAGAAAGATGGGGGAAACATACCATTTTTGAAAGTCTATTGAGCGGTTTCCAACTGATACTACAACCAGCTTCGCGCAAAGGCCTCTTGATATCTTTTTTTTTGATCTAACAGTAAGATCGATTGGCCCGAGGTGTCAAACAGCCAGAAGGATGATATGGTTGCGATCGTCAATTGTATTCCAATGCACTATCCATCTGGTCTTAAAGTAGCTGGTTTTTCTGAAAAGCAAGAACTGCTGCAAGATCGGTAACATTCAGACTCAGAGTGGCAATAACAGGAGTCGGCGACCGCCGCCGCCCACATGCTAGTGTACAATGTGGCAGTAATAACTTGTTATTATGCTGTCCAGACAAACACATCATCATGTTACTGTATACATTATGCATTACatttcttctcatctacCTAGCTATACTATGAGACTATTGATCAACTGCGATTGGAGAAGCAGCGGCAGCAGGAGCAGCCGTGGCGGATTCTCTATCGGcctttttcttgttctcaTATTCGTACCATAATTCGTTGATATCGTAGTTGCCTAATTATCAGTGTAGAACAAATCAGCAGAAATTCGTCTGCTATTCTACTGAGGAGAATTCATACCACAGAAAAGTATTCGGATAAGGTGGACGAGAAGTATGACGATTGACGTACCAATGAAATCCCATCCTTCTTGTTTTACATGGAATAAATTACATGTATTACCTGAATAAGCATCTCTGTGACCCGCAGCTACGATTGATCTTCTACCTAATTCTTGAGCTTCCTCATCTGTCAAATCCCATTTGTATCCCTACGCGACTCACAGTATCAGTCATAAGGTCTATGAGGACTCATCAACgcagctaaagaaggtgatcgaCTCACCTGGTCAAGAACACCATAAGCGAATGTACTACCTGAACCAACAGAAAACAAATCTCCTTTCAATCTTTgtccatcatcgtcaacgtAGAAGATACATGGTCCAGTTTTATCCCATCCACAAACCATTGTACCCTAATGGtgaaaagatgatatcaatgtTTGCTATTTAAGAAGGGATAGCCGTGTTTGCACTGAGAAGTAACGATCCGCCGTCATGACAtcttcaaactcaccatacTCAATCCCATTCCTTTGTATTGATATACAATGTTTGATAAGATCTTCGAAGCTGCAGCTACCGagattctttctttgtttcGAAGTTCGTATAATCGACATTGCATACCGAGGTATGTCTCCCTGTAGGCCATGGACAATATCAGTGAAGTCCCATCACTGCGAAACATATTGGATGAACAGATTGCGAAGCTCTCATAAGGGGAGATTATTGGATTCGAGGATGAGCGATAGGACTTACCAATATTGACAATCAGCTGCACCACCGGCCATGGTACCAAGTAAGAATTTATTAATTTCAATGACCTTCTTTACCGTTCCAGATGCTACAATGTGAGGTCAGCTTAGGTGGTGTGAGGTTCTCGTGCTCATTGGATAGGTGATATATAGTGTATACCTTAAGCAAAGTTGTGGACTTACCAATGTAACTTCCTGCTGTTGCTCTTGAATCCACGGCAACGATAATTCCACCTTTAAACCTGAATGCTAATGTTGTAGTACCATGTGcaattttgattttggcaTCGGGATTCGCTGACATGTTATCAGTGTGCATATCTAAGAATGCACTTGGCTACCAATACCAGTAAGAGACATAACAAAACATCAGCTATCTATCTGACCTGGCTTCCTAATATAACGACAACGAAGACTGCCTTCCAGTTTATCTAAAATCGGGGTAGAGGTAATTCGTCTTGTGAAATATCCATAAGGGCAACATGGAACCTTCACTCACATTTGATACTCTGGGTACATCCATGCCCATTACACCACCAGTTCTATTCAAATTTCCGAATCCAGCCATACTTCCCCATGACGCAGAGTCTGTATattgttcaaattcatcttcaccttctaatcGAGAATGAGGGTTCGAAGGTTGAATTTGTGTGAGTACTGAGTTCATTTTTGATCGCTCTCTTCGTCTTTATATAGGATGCGCGATATTATTCTTTGGTCTTGGTTATACGTGTCAGAAGTATGATGATGTTACTTTGATACTTCATAAGGAATTCCTAATGGAGTGGATGATAGATATCCTCTTTGTACAAATACCCATTCAGGCCGCGACAGCGAACGACGCGGGGGTGACGATGAGCTTAACATCCCATGATAAATGGGGAACTGATTTAAATTAAAGCGATTGACCacacctccactttcaaGTCAACTTCCCAACTTgtcaccatcatcatcgatgtaGATCAAAGCTAGTTGCAAAGCTTATAGTGAATAGCGATTACTAGCATCCAAGGCCAATCATATCAACGACAAATAACTTTGAAGTAAGATCAACAGGCTATAAGAAAGGACCGAGTCAGAATGACAAGATCGGGTCTACAACAAGATGTGATAAATCTATATCGACAGTAAATATATCCCGTGTATATCTTCTCTAGATCAGTTCAATTAAGGTATACTGATTACTGTCTCATTTTAGAGGTCTGCGAAACGCAATGTCCAAACCGGCAGTAAGCTAGACCCGTCATCTAGGGCACGATTATATATAAATTGCATGTATAACtagctgattcatctttttATTTGAATCAGGAAGCAAGACCTAATTTCATGCTACATTTGAGATACAATTTCCGTCATCCAAAATTACGACAGAGGGATTATACAGCTATTGAGCATCAGGTGAGTCTAATCATAATCATTGAGCATAATTGAAGAGTATATTACCGGTCCAGGAGTCTTTGTCCAAGCTAAAATTGAATTTATTTTCTACATAGCTtcgaaagatgtcaagaacaCTCGAGATGTTATCTGAGCCATCGACACAACGTATATCGATATCACcagaatggaaagattggtggaatgatgagatagatAAAACACGTACCCGTCCTGTGTCTACTTCCAGTTCAATAACGTCAAGTAGCGTCAAGAGGGGGAATGAGGccaaggaggaaaagaaggaagaaattgtgaaaaaggatgatgaaggtagagATAGAGATCAATGGGCTGGTACTTTACCTGGTCATGGAGGGACATGAATACCATGCATTCCCAGGCGATTCCGAAGTACATGATAATCGATGGACCTCTCTACCTGCATTTCTCGTGTTCTCGTGAATGGGAGATCTCATAGTAGTGAGGTGGTATGGCTGGATTTACATTTTAGCAAGTCTATCATATAAAACGCTTGGTGATACATGTACGGGTTAGAATGATTAAAGACGTCTTCGCCATCAACTTTATATATCGATCTAGTCAGCCTGCTCATTGACCAAACAGCGTTAAGACCTATTCTTGCACTTTATGTCAATAGCTTAACCAATGGATAGGTAATGCCTTGCGTGATAACTACACTTTACTTTGTTTCAGTCTTCTCATTCGAATTGCGTTACACTAAAGATGCATATTCATACAGAGCATGCAAAAGTCCGTCAATGCATTTTTCATTCCGGACATATAAAGCCTACACTGCATAAAGTCGTTCACATGACAATAAAAACACAATGATGGGTGAGTgacttctttttcaacacCTGGCACCTGGTATCAGCAGCATGAGCAAATCCTAGCACACCGCCAGGGCGTTTCAGCCTCCTGCCAGCGCTTCAGATCATCCTCGTTAATGACTGAGAATTGCTGTACACCTTTCCCATTGGAGTCTAGCCTATCGATGATGTCCATATCCCGCTGGAGTATTCTGATATCCATACACTTGACCGACCTGCGGAGGGCCTTGTGGTCTAGGCGGAGGTTGACCACCGTAGAAGGCTTGTTGAGGACTATAAGGTTGTTGTGGACCTCTTCTTGGATCATAGGGTGGTCCATTTTGTGGAGGTAATGGTCCTTGATTATGTAAAGGTCCTGGGCCTAAGCTCTGAGGAGGTGGCCTATAAGTCTGAGGAGGACCTGCGCCGGGTGGAAGACGCTGAGGAGGTTCCCAGTTACTACCACCAgattgttgaggatgaggaggacCTGCACCGGGTGGAGGTAATGGTCTTTGACCATGACCATActgctgatgttgatgctgatgctgaggtggtggtggtggaggtggccTCCCATACATTTGTCCAGGTTGAGGTGCATTGAAGAGTTGTCCAGGTTGAGGCCCAGTTGATTGATTCGGTCGAGGAGGGAAGGGGGATGCCGGACCATTAGGTTGTtgtgatggatgatggaatATTTGACCTGGTTGAGGACCTGAATGTTGAGGATATATTGGACGTGGAGATTGACCATCTAATGGTGAAGTTGGACTCCTCCCATCCGTCACTACCCTTCTCATTCCTGCAGTATTAATCCCTTGAGGGGGTACAGGATTAGATAAAGTACGTTGTCTGGGATCCCTTCTTTCGTCTAATCCAGTGAGTATCGGTTGAGcaagtggaggaggaggtcCATTGTTACTTGTTGGTGGTGGGCCaaaagaagattgaggtAATCCTCTAGGAGGGCCTTGGATGTTttgtggtggtggtgagtGGCGATGATATCCTTCAATGGGTGATCGAGGTCCAGGTCCGGGTCCAGCGCCAACAGGAGGCGGTTGTGACATTGCTCTTTGTGGGGAATTTTGAGGTAGTGGTCTAGGAGGTTGCTGATGATTCGACTGTTgtggatgttgttgttgcggCTGCGATGGCgtttgatgaggatgaggatgttgttgttgaggatgagcaTTGAAATTCTGGGAAGGAGGGATGGATTGTTGCGAGGGTGGACGTTGAAGAGGAGGGGAAGGTTTTGATGTAGGTGGTTGTGATCTCATTTCATGATCAACTTGAGCATTTTGCATGCCATATGAAGGAGCACGCATTGGCGCTTCATTATTTCTACCatctcttgctctttcagGTTTTGTCAGACTACTCttcttcgaagatgatgctgataatTGACCTGGACCCGGTGTAGGAGAGGGAGATTCGATCGGGTTTGTCCTAGGTAGAGCTTTACCAGCTGATCCTGAATCAGCAGGTTTCGGTGGTGTACCTTTCACAGGCGCTTtgacttcatctttcttttcttcaggATTGTTGGAAGCGgttttcttctcctctgaaACGTTGCGTCCAATCACACCTAAATACCAGAACATGAGATTCGAAATTAACACTTGTTCGTATAAAGGTCTTCTGGCATTAGCAAGTTTGATGTGACTCAATCGATAAACGGCTCTTTCGACATGAATTGGATATCGTGCGTAACTTGAGAATCCGGGTGAGGTGGGTGAAGGGGAAGGAGGTACACCTAGTGACTTGGCGGATTTCGAAGAACCAAGTAATGCTGCTGCCGCTGCAGGACCAGCGGAAGAGAAGTTTGAGACGGATGAgatctcttcttgcttcttctttgaacCAAAAAGTGATCCGAGGAATCGatctttatcctttttacctttgccaTCTTTGTCCTttttatccttctttccgaATAAGCCACCCTTCTTCTGTTTgtccttttctttctccttaCTGGCTgtggaagaagctgtagaCACGGCAGAATCCGTACGCGCAAGATTCGTGCTTGCAATACTTACAGGCGTCATCTTCTGCTCAACAGGTTGTGGCGCCTGTGGTTGTTCTatctgctgctgctgttgttgttgctgctgttgctgcaAAGCCATACCAGGAGGAAGCGATGAACGCTGAACAGGAGGAGCCATACCTGGTGGTAGCTCATACTGACTTGTAGGGAGAGATGTAGGCCGTTGCTGAGGAGTGGTAttggattgatgatattgtaAAGAGAGTTCTTCTGGGACTGTAAGGTTAGTGCCAGctgttgataatgatggtATAGCAGGTCTTTCTGATCCCAATTCAGCACCTGGTGAAGTCCTTCTTAATCCGCCCAGAGGATCTCTGACACTTTCTTGTGTTGGCGTACGATCGTAATCTGAATCTTTCGTGAACCAATCTGAACCATCGGCTTGATA
Above is a genomic segment from Kwoniella shivajii chromosome 8, complete sequence containing:
- a CDS encoding proteasome subunit beta type-5 yields the protein MNSVLTQIQPSNPHSRLEGEDEFEQYTDSASWGSMAGFGNLNRTGGVMGMDVPRVSNPSAFLDMHTDNMSANPDAKIKIAHGTTTLAFRFKGGIIVAVDSRATAGSYIASGTVKKVIEINKFLLGTMAGGAADCQYWETYLGMQCRLYELRNKERISVAAASKILSNIVYQYKGMGLSMGTMVCGWDKTGPCIFYVDDDGQRLKGDLFSVGSGSTFAYGVLDQGYKWDLTDEEAQELGRRSIVAAGHRDAYSGNTCNLFHVKQEGWDFIGNYDINELWYEYENKKKADRESATAAPAAAASPIAVDQ